One Triticum dicoccoides isolate Atlit2015 ecotype Zavitan chromosome 5B, WEW_v2.0, whole genome shotgun sequence genomic window carries:
- the LOC119310103 gene encoding probable LRR receptor-like serine/threonine-protein kinase At1g67720, with product MVAPLSRVLAVLLVGLGLRVHGADALSGYQINCGAGGERVAGNVTWVPDGPFVRAGNAAAVPSPPGMPPMLASLRYFPDASARKHCYVLPAARKAKYLVRTTYYYGGFDGGEAPPVFDQIIEGTRWSEVDTAADYARGRATYFEAVVRATGRQVSVCLARNAGTAPTSSPFISALEVVPLDDSVYNSTDFSSYALSTIARHSFGHDASVLSHPDAGDQFSRYWEPYSDGSPVVESQGSVAPAALWNKPPEDVFRRGVTASRGDALELQWPPAPLPKASYYLALYFQDNRAPSPLSWRVFDVAVNGQTFFAGLNVSTAGSMLYGAAWPLSGQTKITLTPAPGSPVGPVINAAEVMMVVPLGGRTHPRDVIGMEGLARGFANPPSDWSGDPCLPVGNSWTGVSCSQGALARVTALNLTNFSVGGSISDHIANLTAISSVWLVGNNLTGPIPVMSSLHHSASLHLEDNQLTGPIPPSLGDLPRLQELFVQNNNLQGSIPIGLNRTSITFKYTPGNNLNQQ from the exons GGTACCAGATAAACTGCGGGGCGGGCGGCGAGCGCGTGGCCGGCAACGTGACATGGGTCCCGGACGGGCCGTTCGTGCGCGCCGGcaacgccgccgccgtcccgtcCCCGCCGGGGATGCCGCCGATGCTCGCCTCGCTCCGCTACTTCCCGGACGCGTCGGCCAGGAAGCACTGCTACGTGCTCCCCGCGGCGAGGAAGGCCAAGTACCTGGTCCGCACCACGTACTACTACGGCGGGTTCGACGGCGGTGAGGCGCCGCCCGTGTTCGACCAGATCATCGAGGGCACGCGGTGGAGCGAGGTGGACACGGCGGCCGACTACGCCCGCGGCCGCGCCACCTACTTCGAGGCCGTCGTGCGCGCCACCGGCCGGCAGGTCAGCGTGTGCCTGGCCAGGAACGCGGGCACCGCGCCCACGTCCAGCCCCTTCATCTCCGCGCTCGAGGTGGTGCCGCTGGACGACTCCGTGTACAACTCCACCGACTTCTCCTCCTACGCCCTCAGCACCATCGCGCGCCACAGCTTCGGCCACGACGCCTCCGTCCTCAG CCATCCAGATGCAGGAGATCAGTTCAGCCGGTACTGGGAGCCGTACAGCGACGGGAGCCCGGTGGTGGAGAGCCAGGGGAGCGTGGCGCCGGCGGCGCTCTGGAACAAGCCGCCGGAGGACGTGTTCCGGCGCGGAGTGACGGCCAGCCGCGGGGACGCCCTCGAGCTCCAGTGGCCGCCGGCGCCGCTGCCCAAGGCGAGCTACTACCTGGCGCTCTACTTCCAGGACAACCGGGCGCCGAGCCCGCTCAGCTGGAGAGTCTTCGACGTCGCCGTCAACGGCCAGACCTTCTTCGCCGGCCTGAATGTCTCGACGGCGGGGTCGATGCTGTACGGCGCCGCATGGCCGCTCTCCGGGCAGACCAAGATCACGCTGACGCCCGCCCCGGGGTCACCGGTCGGGCCGGTGATCAACGCGGCGGAGGTTATGATGGTTGTTCCGCTCGGAGGGAGGACCCATCCTAGAGATG TGATCGGCATGGAGGGGCTCGCGAGAGGCTTCGCCAATCCGCCGTCGGACTGGAGCGGCGATCCTTGCTTGCCCGTGGGGAACTCCTGGACCGGTGTTTCCTGCAGCCAAGGCGCACTTGCTCGAGTAACTGCTCT CAACCTCACCAATTTCAGTGTTGGAGGGTCGATATCTGACCACATTGCTAATCTTACTGCGATCTCGAGCGT CTGGCTTGTGGGGAACAATCTGACAGGACCAATTCCAGTTATGAGCTCCCTGCATCATTCGGCATCACT GCACCTGGAGGACAACCAACTGACAGGGCCGATTCCTCCGTCGCTGGGAGACCTTCCAAGACTTCAGGAACT GTTTGTGCAGAATAACAATTTACAGGGCAGCATTCCAATCGGCCTCAACAGAACGAGCATTACATTCAA GTATACACCTGGGAATAACCTTAACCAACAATAA
- the LOC119310104 gene encoding uncharacterized protein LOC119310104, which translates to MNRLAAAEPRRSARLQSKRARDASPPAGRSVKLVTDAETSGVKPAGESETEEGGACDAGAEFTGRQLLFLTPDERISRWRRLYKKRANMSLVFYHKSHPDRYEFTHVRLNDVFDFIEGYFAYLHMNFKARNVATGSEQIFFSELMAEMDNNDNASNGYYRVSACDIVDGNSAGGRKKEVECKYIPGYKNDMENCYVCAEKIKHPVGSTYKGGHSVSDYGVEEISTE; encoded by the exons ATGAATCGGCTGGCGGCGGCAGAACCGCGCAGGAGCGCCCGACTGCAGTCCAAGCGTGCCCGCGATGCGTCCCCGCCGGCGGGCCGTTCCGT CAAACTTGTAACTGATGCGGAAACATCAGGAGTCAAACCTGCTGGAGAGAGCGAAACAGAGGAAGGCGGTGCATGTGATGCCGGAGCAGAGTTTACTGGCCGTCAGCTACTCTTTTTGACACCAGATGAACGGATATCCCGTTGGAGGCGTCTATACAAGAAGAGAGCCAACATGTCCTTGGTTTTCTATCATAAGAGTCACCCT GATCGCTACGAGTTTACACACGTGCGCTTGAACGATGTTTTTGATTTCATCGAGGGCTACTTCGCCTATTTGCACATGAACTTCAAGGCAAGGAACGTCGCCACAGGGTCAGAGCAAATCTTCTTTTCCGAGTTGATGGCAGAAATGGATAATAACGACAATGCCTCCAATGGATATTATCGCGTCAGTGCATGCGACATTGTTGATGGTAACTCTGCTG GTGGCCGTAAAAAAGAAGTTGAGTGTAAGTACATCCCAGGATATAAGAATGACATGGAAAATTGCTATGTATGTGCTGAGAAAATCAAGCACCCTGTCGGAAGTACATACAAAGGAGGCCATTCCGTTTCGGACTATGGCGTGGAAGAAATTTCTACCGAATGA
- the LOC119309657 gene encoding uncharacterized protein LOC119309657 gives MGSPSPAPPPPPPKWIMLRRVPQVCHDLYADFSVTLAEPPRPTELVVSPHLAPDGVSADCFPLVHAADPSGILLVSATYDRCSMAPPSADKQAGDYTTNYFAWHAAIDYTHRLPPHEDSVKHTGNVGLVVAPRGDDEYNFMVAELLPAGDGDRASLLCYWSYDREWVKKTLPFPLKCPWSSARTFSHQGKLWWLGLSQGLLCCDPFAKETELLFVPFPDDIDTHTRGRDVGNRRCVNLSNGALWLAEMTYHRRALFVKMWKLGTQGQWTPDYTVKFADIWADRSYKETGIPKKKPALVAINPDDPEVLYFSLEGNLLQVNMCAKRVELCVAFRRPTTDLKIDQGSSQFILTWNLPTSIVSSSGRKQEERSSRDSAFDMIADSFTNACASVLDDMEFNQLAMTAIEYLNQSRKEEKVKFRLSERLCQCYFDEEEASTSHRKQYIHMNFYVHTESERLPQLVFAEFVEANRNDDCSWDLLSCKTITKNSPGVLYNTNVDVGQKRKTSLRCYACEGKMKHPSSGFSAGSRTDASYD, from the exons ATGGGATCGCCgtctccggcgccgccgccgccgccgcccaagtggATTATGCTGCGCCGCGTTCCGCAAGTGTGCCATGATCTCTACGCTGACTTCTCCGTCACGCTCGCCGAGCCCCCGCGCCCCACCGAGCTCGTCGTATCCCCGCATCTCGCCCCCGATGGCGTCTCCGCCGACTGTTTCCCTTTGGTCCACGCCGCCGATCCGTCCGGAATCCTCCTCGTCTCCGCCACCTACGACCGCTGCTCCATGGCCCCTCCCTCCGCCGACAAGCAGGCGGGGGATTACACGACCAACTACTTCGCCTGGCATGCCGCCATCGACTACACCCACCGCCTCCCGCCACATGAGGACTCTGTAAAGCACACCGGCAACGTCGGCCTCGTCGTCGCCCCTCGAGGCGACGACGAGTACAATTTCATGGTCGCCGAGCTCCTGCCCGCCGGCGACGGCGACCGCGCCAGTCTACTCTGCTATTGGTCATATGATCGTGAATGGGTGAAGAAAACTCTCCCCTTTCCCCTCAAATGCCCTTGGTCTAGTGCCCGTACATTCTCGCACCAAGGGAAGCTCTGGTGGTTGGGTCTTTCGCAAGGTCTTCTCTGCTGCGATCCTTTTGCTAAAGAGACGGAGCTCCTCTTCGTGCCATTCCCTGATGATATAGATACACACACTCGAGGCAGAGATGTCGGCAACCGTCGCTGCGTAAATCTGAGCAATGGTGCGCTGTGGTTAGCGGAGATGACTTACCACCGCCGTGCGCTGTTCGTTAAGATGTGGAAGCTGGGCACTCAAGGGCAATGGACTCCCGATTACACAGTTAAGTTTGCGGATATCTGGGCTGACAGGAGCTACAAGGAAACTGGAATACCGAAGAAGAAGCCGGCATTGGTAGCCATCAACCCTGATGATCCCGAGGTGCTTTACTTCTCTTTGGAGGGTAATCTCCTCCAAGTTAACATGTGTGCCAAAAGAGTTGAGCTGTGTGTGGCTTTCAGGCGCCCTACCACAGATTTGAAAATAGACCAGGGGTCCTCGCAGTTTATTCTCACTTGGAATCTTCCGACATCGATAGTTTCATCATCAG gacgAAAGCAAGAAGAGCGGTCATCGAGGGATTCAGCTTTTGATATGATTGCAGATTCGTTCACCAATGCATGCGCTAGTGTGCTTGATGATATGGAATTTAATCAGCTGGCTATGACTGCAATTGAATACCTTAACCAGAGCCGAAAGGAAGAG AAGGTCAAGTTCAGATTGTCTGAGCGTCTCTGCCAATGTTATTTTGACGAGGAGGAGGCTAGTACTTCCCACAGAAAGCAATATATCCATATGAACTTCTATGTTCACACGGAGTCTGAAAGGCTTCCGCAGCTTGTGTTTGCGGAGTTTGTCGAAGCTAATAGGAACGATGATTGTTCCTGGGATTTGTTgtcatgcaaaactataaccaagaACAGTCCTG GCGTCCTGTATAACACAAATGTTGATGTGGGACAGAAGAGGAAGACATCACTTCGTTGTTATGCATGCGAGGGTAAAATGAAGCATCCAAGCAGCGGATTTTCAGCTGGGTCTCGTACTGATGCTAGCTACGACTGA